CCTATTATAACACCGCACTCCTCTGAAGCCCAAGGCCCATCGATCCCACTTTGATTAAATGCGATCGTCTCTCCACATCCAAATGGAAAAGTGTCTAACACCTTATTGATTTGACGTGCTTGACGCTGGCTCTGTACTGTAAATGACACGTGTGTTATGGCAGTAATGCACAGGCtgcagttggtgtgtgtgtgtgtgtgtttgtgtgtgtgtgtgtgtgtgtgtgtgtgtgtgtgtgtgtgtgtgtgtgtgtgtgtgtgtgtgtgtgtgtgtggtggggggtggatgTCACCAGGGGTGGTCGCCACTATGTTTTGCGGTTTTGGGGGAAATGGTTAAGCATGTTGATAAGGGCTTCCTGCTGAGGTGCGCTGTTTGCTGACAAGGCAAAGCAACAATGGAAATCCTAGCAGCAGGCGTGCTCCGTGGAGGGGAGCAGAGGATCAAATATTAAACACATACCAGGGGTTCTTCATATGAGAACGTCAGAACCCTCACTGGGAATAACAATGAGACTCATCCGGATCAACACACAGGGACCTGCTATGGGAgggacacaccaacacacttcaGACAAGGCTGGGgaatggtgtgtatgtgtgtgtgtgtgtgtgtaacattattgtgtaaGACTAGTCAGAGTGTTAGCTGGCACTTGAGCATGAGAGGGAAAAAATGAGAGTTGCAATTGGTTCttcattaattattaattatatgtaatatactatatatacacatatataaatatatctatgtatactgtatgtggagATTAAAATGGCATCTGACGATTTGTTATAACATGTCTCCAGAGAAAAGTAACAACTCTAATTGTTTGCTGTTGTGTGACTTGTCACTAGCAGCTGTAAACAGACTTGACAAAAAAGAACTAGAATATTGAGTGAGACTTGCAAGCCATCTGAGAGAAAATGTCTTCCTTTAGCCATCTGAGAGAGAATTGGGCCTGTCGGAGGCCCCTTTACATGTGTGTTAGCTTAAGAGTGTAAGCTTAAGAGTGATCAAGGCCTGTCAGGCCCTCGGGTACGGGCGGCTCTGCACTTCAATGGCAGCTGCGACGCTGTGGGCAGGAAAGAGATGTGCTGATCCTCCACTAGACTGAGATCTGTCAGACACCCTGTTAGCCTACCCACACCCACActtttcctacacacacacacttttcatacacacatgcacacacacacacacacacacacacacacaccccacacacacacaccacacacacacacatacaccacacacacacacacacacacacacaaaacaccctGCATCGCACGTGATACTGATTCAGTATTAGTCAGCATTAACCCATGCGCCACTTTCCTTCCCAACTCGTCCCCAAGGAGCTTTAGAAGTCAAGCTCTGAGCAGGCCGAGATCGCTCAGCTGTTTCAAATGGAACTGCCATTTCGCCAATGGCTTTTCCCCGACATGTGGGACTTTTGTTTCTCTCGATGCTTCCATTAGCACCAGATCAAAATGTTATCTCATTCTGCATTTGCCACTCCGGTTTGATCAGTGAGTGGAACGCGGGCTGATTTCTCTGCCCTTTGTTCCTTTAGTGCTGTGCCATGAGGTAATGCCCCTCTACTTGCTGATTAGCAAAAAATATATGCTACTCTGCtgacagcaacaaataaatggCATGGAGGACAATGGGGGCACTGTGGCTCCtctacacccccacacacaccctcacactacTGACATTTACACTCTATAGTTTTTGCCAGTCCAGGCTTACTGTATTAGAGATGTTATCCTGTCAGATCTGCCCTACTGTCATGTCTGGCTGGCACTGTGGAGAAATGGAACCTGAGTGACAGTGCCTCTACCCACAGCCGTGTCTTTCCCATCGCCTCAAACGGGCACAGACCGTTGGTGCCGTGAGTTTCCCATCGCCTCAAACGGGCACAGACCGCTGGTGCGATTGAGCTGCCACAGTGAGCGCGCCAGGCCCGGTGCTTCAGGGACAGAGCCGTCGGATGGTAATGGGATGGAAGGTACCAGAATAAAAAACAGCAGGCGGCCGGCCGCCCACGGGAGGCAGGAGGGCTCCACACGTGTCTCCTCTGGTGGCTGCCCAGTGCCAGCCCGGGCAGCGCTTCACCGAGCACAGCCGCCCGGCCCACGCGCCATCACACACGCCGCTCCTGCCCAGCAGAacccctccccaccaccaccaccacagcaacAACAACCGCCTCCATCACTCTAGTGTGGAGAGACAAggtggttggggtggggtgggggggctgtcggtttgtgtgtgtgttagtgtgtgtaggggtgtggtggggggggggggtgtgtgagggtgcatTGGTGCAGAGGGTTTGGTTGTTAGGACAGCACACTGTCCCCCTGGAGGAGGGAGGAGTCTGCAGCTGTTACGCAGGGAACACAGCTGCTCCAGAGACCCAGCACACAGCAGGTGTTTCTGCCTGATGTAGCTCAgctcccccccctccaccacacacacacacacacacacacacacacacacacacacacacacacacacacacacacacacatgtcggTGATAGGCAGCCGGAGGAGCGCAGCAGTGCCGCCGTGGCATCACGTGTCCACCGCTCTCACAAGTCCTATTAGTGCACTTAACTGTAAAGGTAAAACAGGCCTGCCCGCTTAATCAAGTTAGCTGTCAGTGGCCGTGATGATGCAGCCTGGGTTGTGCTGAGAGGAGACAGGGCAGCCAGGAAAAACAACATGGCCGCCAAGCAGATGCCAGGTTGACAGCATCAACCAGAAGCAGgcgttgttgttttgtttgttttgttttctttcatagGAGGGTTATGAAAGAGGAGCTTAATTAAAGGTAGCTCTCTGGTGGCCTAAACTGTGTAAATAGCATGCTATTTCCCATGGGCATGGGGGAgcctgagggagaaagagagagagaaagagagagagagagagaagggggggggtatCAAAGTCAGTATTGAAATTTATGTTGGAGCAATTAGAGTGTGCTACAGGGAGCAGTCATATGTCTCCAGTAGTGCCTTTATATATGTTCAGACTGACCAAGATCAACTCAGCCACTGACTTTACACATTATACATATGTTAGTGTATTGGTGTAATAGTGCCATGCTATCTTTAGATAGAGTAGCCATATCACAGgatagggtggggtggggtagggtcTGGAGAAATACCTTGTATTAAGAAAGCCTGTGCAGTTTTCATTTGCCTGgaggatctctctctccctctctctctctctccctctctctctctctctttctgtctctcctctggCCGGTGAGTTTATTGCATCGCAGCTTCATCTTATTTGTAGCCTCAAGGTCGCACTGCAGTCAGCAGTAAAGCAGATATTGTCTTTTGAGTTCAGTGCCGGCATGCTGTTTATTATTGTGCTCAGTACTTTGTTTCCTTCCACATGTCAGCTCTTTGTGCAGTATATGTGtgactggatgtgtgtgtgtgtgtgtgtgtgtgtgtgtgtgcgtgtgcgtgtgtgtgtgtgtgtgtgttttgtgtgcctATTAGTGTAggttttctctctgtgttcaaTTTGCTTAGCTATAATATGGGTCGGTTGACAGCTAAtttgagggggagagggagagctggCCTTCATAGAGTGCTCAGCTGGACTAATTGAGCTTGACTGTAAAGCTGGGAGGTCAGCACAGTTCAGAGTGACAGGGAGATGAGCAGAACCAGCCACAGAAACCGGACTGCTATATCTCAGCCGCTCCACCTGGAGCATGAGCACCCAAAGGGGGGCTGTGCTGTTATTAGTTGTGTCTCTTCTAAAACGTCCCCAGAGATTGCCTCCAAAACAATGCTACGCATTTCACTTTGATAAGAAAACTTCTGTGTGCCAAATGTGGCATTGTGTGTCTCAGAGTGTACCTACAAAAGATTTCTTACTGTCTGGAAAGTCTGGCTGGCTTGTCTGATGTTCTGATTTGAACATCCTTTACTGTAGTATTGTAGACAATGAAGATACTAGAAAAACAAAGGATTGAAAATCAGCAAGGACAATGAAAATCACCCACTCATATGTCACAGCACAGGATGTCATGAGTTCATTAAAATGATAGCATTAAGCATTAGGCAGCTCTCAGGTAGAGTAGAGACAGGCTTGTTGTGGAGGAGAGTGGAAGGGCTTCTGGCAGCAGCTGGGGACCGATACTCAGATGAAGGCTGGACAAAGGAGCAGCCACAGACGGCAATAAATAATGTAGGTGTAATATCAGCAAATGGATGTggtcgaggggggggggggggggggggtgcgtgtgGGGGGAGGGCATGGGTACAGCGCTCACAAGGACTCAATGAAAGGATATTACgaccaaacatttttttttacttttcttcttcattctcttcttcctcctcttcttcttctgcttcttttcttcttcctcGTTGTAGTATAGTTGTAGTATAGTTATAGTTGTAGTGTAGTTGTAGTGTAGTTGTAGTAGTTgtggtagtagtagcagcagcagcagtagtagtattGATTGTAGTTGATTTAATTACTCTGATGCTTTGTGCATGCAGTTTACTGTCCTGTGCTGACATGATGGAAGATTGCAGGGGTGGTCCGCCATAGTTAGGCAGTCAGCTCCTGTAAACTTTACAGCATTTATTAGTTGTCATATTAAAGAGGAAATACCATAAAGCAAATGTGCCATAACAATTCTATTATGGAAATCCTCCAGAATAGGTTGCTCGGTGTTGACAGAGACACTGGCCAAAGTACAGTTTGCGTCTTTTTACACCACTTTCTCATGTCTCTATCAGCAAAGCCAATTACCCTGTCAGACATGCTCTTTAAGGCCAAACATAAATCCACTCCTTCAGGGAAAACAGTCATTTCCGACACCTAGCTTTTCTGAAGGAGCCACAGAGGAATGCTTTCATGCTAATGATCCCGCGGACGACGCCCTGATGCTGTGATTTGTGGTTATGCACTGCAATGTACAAGCAGTCACAAAGCACGGCCATATGAGATGTGGGGCGATAGGAAAGGTATTAAGATCGCAATCAGCCCAGAGCCCACTGGCTTTGAACAATTCGAGGCAGAGGAGAGAAATAtggctctccttcctctctgtgGTGTAGTTCCACATGCCCCACGTCCCTCTCCCGCCATACAAATGGGCTTATTCATCCTGAGCTTGGAGAGCAGCACAGATAAGGAGGCATCCATACCCTCAGATGGATTGTTTGGATCATTCTAGAACAAATCCGGTGGATTAATTTATCTTGCTGCTTATGCCCACCTCTTCCAATCCAGACAGTACCCAaggtgtttattttttttatatacactTCCTTTATTCTCGTTTTCCCTCCGTAATGGATCGTCCCTGAGCTTCTGTGTGTCCTCCCCCTGCCCAGACCCCCCTGGGGAACGGACGAGCTGGAGTGGCCGCTGTGGCCTCCCGGAGCTGCAGGagctcacgcacgcacgcacgcacgcacgcacgcacgcaggacACGTTCAGCACTGCACAGCTCCAGCCTGAGCCAACAGCACAGAGCTGCTGATCTATTTTTACTCTCTGTGACTGCAGCCTGATGCGCTGAGAgttacaacagcaacaaaactgGCATAATTAGTGGAGGGCCGCATGTACTATAATGAGTAAACAAGATGTTGTGTAGTATCATTGATAATTATCATATGCAAATCTCATGGAATCCTATTTCAACCATCTATTTTCAGACCTGCGAGGGCCTGGGGGGTTAGAAAAGTTGCTTTGTATTACAAATATCCCATCGCTCAGTGAAACTCAGGGAAGATTTTGAGCATGATTTAATCTACAATACGCCGTGTTGCCTTTAGGAAGAACACGTTTAATGGGCAGAAATAACTATAGGATTGATTGAGGAACAGTTACAAAGCACATGCTTAGTAATGTTGCAAGCAGACACAGAGGAAGTGTTGATTATTTGTGTACTCTTTAATAATTCCTGTGAAGAGATGCACCATGGTGGTTATGTACACACATTccttttaaaaaacattaattaTATTGCGGCTCTTCACATTTTATTTGTGAAGGTCATACAGCCAATTGTAACTGTAATCATACGCATCTGCAGTTGTAAGCAATAGATTATTCACTATATGTAGTGTTGGTGGATTGGTTGATACTCTGAAATGCAGTGGTTCATTTTGCTGTTTGCATTTTGTCTTCTCCTGATATCTTGTGACTCCTTTCTGAAATAATTGCCTTGCCCCCTATTGTTTCAAATGACTAGTTGCTTTCTCCATTCTAACACCTTGTTTTTCTGGCTTTTAAACAGAATGCATTTTATTAATTAAACCAGTGAAGATGAAGATGGCTCTGTTCGATGCATTGATCATCGTAGATCACTGAAACTTATCATAGAGTAAAGCCTCTGATGAGTGACAACTCATTCAGACATGTAAGGGCATCTGCTGAAACAGTGAGACAAATTCAGCAGTACTCAAAAGCTCTACTGCTGAGAACTGAAATATTTAAATAAGTTATTATGGATATCCAGAGCTTTGATGTGAGACGGCCAGGAGAAACTGTCAGATTACTTTCACAAAGGCTTGTCTGCCTTCATGTTAACGCCTTTAGTCTTTCAACAATAAAACCTGCATATTTACATAAAATGCATGGAGTGGTTTGATGAAAACTTTGTAATGATGCATTTTTCAGTCCTGACTCCAAATCTATTCCCATAATTCTGTTCTCAGTTATTTCAAGAGTTGTAAGATTTATCTGATTTTTTTGTTCTCTGCCAGGCATACTAATTTTGAATACTGTACATAGACACACCCTGAGGTGTTTCTGTCTTTGTCTGCAAAACTGACGTGCTAGGATATCACCTACCAGGAACAGCGCTTCTAACACCTTGATGGAAAGATTTGAGTTTCAGTGTAAATTTCCAGGTGAAATGATGGCTCGGATCTACTGGCAAGAGCCAGTGGAATGGCAAGTTATACAAAACAAGCTCAGCAGTTTCAATTTAGAGGTGACCCACCAGTTacaactgcatttttttttaatccactCTTCTGTCCATCATGTTATGGGCAGTTGGTGCCTATAGACAGTGAAGAAAGACTCTGACCATGTATTTGAAACCCAGTTGTGAGCACAGTCAGTGCAAGACTCACTAAAGCCCCCAGATCTGTGTTGTCACTCAATACACTACAATACATATACAATTCCATTACAATATACGTCAGACATTTTCCTGATTCTATTATGATAAATATTGTCTTGAGAAGACCCACCCAGTTTGTCTTGGTTGTGCAGACACCGCCACACCAACATGGGGATGATTAGGTATTGGGCAAACTCTCACTCTCCAACCCTGGAACTGAATTGCCTCCGGGAGAAAATGCTGCATTTTCACAATGTTGTGTGAGATTCTTGCTCGTTAGAGAAAAGCAGTTtcctgaactgaactgaacatcCTTCAGATAATACAACAGTGACAATGCTGTTTGTGAAGCTGAGGTAAAATTTTAGGTTAATGTCACTATTTTTAGATAAAAGAGTGACAGACATTCTACTTCAACTGCGTTTTAACAAAATGCATTTGAAAAATAAGGTAGTGTACAATGCTATTATTACAGAACAGGGAGTCTGTCATGAGAGACATTTGAAAGTGCTCAAAATATCCCCAGCTGTTGATGGGGAGCACAGAGAGAGTGTCTAGAAATATATTTAATTGGCTGTCTTCCTCTGCATTTATTTAAAGTGAAGGCTCTGTCAATCGTTTTTACCTTGAATATTGTGCAATACGAGTGGATGGGCAGCACTGGAGAAGAAGCTCAAAGACGTAGCAGAGAACTAGGTTCTGAAAGGTTAGATTTATTGATCCAGATGATGTCTATGTCTACACAATGATGGTGCACCAAGCCATTGTGGGTGCAGGGAAACAATGTCAGAGCTCCTTGGAAAGCACTTTATTGCTTGTTCACGAGTCCCTGTTTCAACCACAGTGCTATGAATAGAGAGTCTCTCTAAAGGACTCTAAATGACTACCCAGTCTCACAGAGATGCTTTTTGTAATGAAAAAACATTTCATTTCCAAATGGGAAATTGCAAACAAGGAATGGCTACAGGATAAATGGTTTTATATTCCCCTATTGTTACGGGGGACTGATAAAAACTGAAATAGCTTTCATACTCTTCTCAATAGCCACTGTAGAAATGGTATTCTTTATTCTTCTGGGTTACAAGCCGATTCAAAGATCCGTTTCCACAGGACTATAAGATATTGTGTTAGCCATGCCAGTACAGTGTTTGAAATGACATTAGCCATCTGCTGTAGCTTTTATTCAGTTTGGTCTggtttttaaaaaatcaaattTGAACAGATCATGGTGTGAGAGTAATGGAATGTTCTTTGGCTGGAGCATCAAGAAAAACACTTCCAGTGGTCTTAAACTGACACGCTTCTGAAGGTTTAGGACAGGGACATTTTTTCCTGCCTCATGGAAAATGGTGCTGCTGGTGGCCATGACTATCTCTCATGGCCTGCTCACAGCTGTGAGACACCCCACTGGTGACTACCTTGCCATTCTACACACTTGTCAAAACTATTGGGATAATTATTAccagtgtgtctttgtgtgtttatgtgcatctgTGAATGCCTAAGAATGGGGATATGATATTCCATACCATTCCATTCCATACTAAATCTTTTATAAAAGAAATGTGTTTACATCACTACTTATATATGAAAAGCCCATGCAAGTCATGTCTCCTGGCTATAGGCAACTGCTAAATCCCCCTGCTCTCTatatgtgtatttgcatgttTGGATAAGCTAGAGAGAAAGCTGGAGAGCAATATGAAATCATGATCTACATTGTCCAGGGGAAGGTTTGCTAAGAGTGCTTTTTGAATGATAAAACACTGCCCCCTGTTGGCTGATCCAGTTACAATTACAatccacaatgtgtgtgtgtgtgtgtgtgtgtgtgtctgtgtgtgtctcatgtttCATGCAGAAGGTCATTGGAGTCAGGGACATGACATATATAGTAATCAGCTTCTGCATGTAAATGGCCGTGAGAGATACGTGCTTTAGCAAATCATTAATGATGATCAGACTGTGTTAGCAACAACACAGAGTTGTCTCTAATGATTGGCCTCTGAACAGTACAGGGAGAGAATCATGATGCAACTCAAGGGCACACCAGAATTGGTATGTGTGACTTGTGTAGATATGGTACAATTATAATAGAAACTCTAAAACACTTCATTGAAGTCAAACAGCTGCCCAAATATACATATCAAGGACAACATCCTTTCagttcagacatacacactcacagagaggcCATTTTCTTCAAAGACAGCAAATGGTATGTCAAGGAATATTTTTTTTGTGGTGTCACAAAGTAGCGACTCCTCATTCTCTCATCGCACTAATGTGAGGGCTGATGTGAACTAATGGGATAATACAATTACTACTGCCATTAAGTTCTCATTTCCTAAATGGTTTGTTTTGGGCATTACTAATTCAGCGAAGCAAACAAATGCAACATGTCCTCAACAACAAAATAATGGATCCTTTGTTATGCTGCTCCTTCTCCTGAGATATTGCTAAATGCTAAATTATCCTTATGTTGTGAATAGTTCAGTAGTCACAGGGGGGAAATAATAGTAATGTTCCTACGCCCTGTCAAAATTGGCACATAAGCTCTGACAGACTGTTCTGTCTtggagatttttaaaaaaagcaaCTCAAAAATGTGACTCTCAGTTCTATAGACTGTGTCCTCCAGATTGAATGTTGACAAAATGAGAATGATGCCATCAACAGCCCCCCCTGGGGGGAATGGCACACCACTCTTTCCATCAAATCAACTCCCCGCGCCGatgagaataaataaataaataaagtggaGGGTAAATAAATGGTGGGAGGAAGTGCGGGGCGTCCGTGCTCTAATGCCTTTGCAGCACTTTGCAGCTCCCGCACCACGTGGCTTAATCACTTGTAAGACTTGATTGAGTGTGCGTTAATAAACATTACGCTGTCTCTTTGCCTCCGAGTGATTAGTGGTTTATGTGCTCTGCTCTCCCCAGGCTGAAGACGCAGTCCTGAAGATTGATGGAGGGCCATGCTATTCAAACAGCAGGTGTTGCTTAGACAGAAACTCTTCGTGCTGGGCAGCCTTGCTATTGGGAGTCTCCTCTATCTAGTGGCCAGGGTTGGGACCTTGGATAGGTCAGTGGTACTGCTGCACATGTTACTTTTTTAaattaacattttaaatggCATGTGCAAGCCATGCATGAACGTCAGCAACAATAAATGCTCAATGAATTATTCATTTTCAATTGTACAATTAAGATTTCAACACTTTTGTACTAATTGCACATAGCAGGAAATGTGTACaattcattctaatgtgtgtggCTTATTGAATTTCTTATTCACATATGAATGTTTGTCTTTCAAATGTCTTCTATGTAGGCTACAGCCAATTTGCCCCATTGAGAATAGACTGGCCCCTCCTGGCCTTGCAGACCAGATCTCCTTAAGGACCCTGCAGTACAAGCGCAGCCTGCTCCACGAGCTCCGCAAAGGAAATGCCACCAAGGAGCAGATCCGCCTGCACAACCTGGTGCAGCAGCTGCCCAGAGCCATCATCATTGGGGTGCGCAAAGGGGGCACGAGGGCCCTGCTGGAGATGCTCAACCTGCACCCGGCCGTGGTCAAGGCCTCCCAGGAGATCCACTTCTTCGACAATGACCAGAACTACGCCCGTGGCATCGACTGGTACCGGGAAAAGATGCCCTTTTCTTTCCCCCACCAGATCACCATTGAGAAGAGCCCAGCCTATTTCATCACCGAGGAGGTTCCCGAGCGCATCTTCAAGATGAACTCCTCCATCAAGCTGCTAATCATCGTGCGGGAGCCCACCACACGCGCCGTGTCCGACTACACACAGGTGCTGGAGGGCAAAGAGCGCAAGAACAAGACTTACCACAAGTTCGAGAAGCTGGCCATCGACACCAACACCTGCGAGGTGAACACCAAGTACAAAGCGGTGCGGACCAGCATCTACACAAAGCACCTGGAGCGCTGGCTGAAGTACTTCCCCGTGGAGCAGTTCCACATCGTGGACGGGGACCGGCTGATCACCGACCCGCTGCCAGAGCTGCAGCTGGTGGAGCGCTTCCTCAACCTGCCCTCCCGCATCAGCCAGTACAACCTGTACTTTAACGCCACGCGTGGATTCTACTGCCTGCGGTTTAACATTGTCTTCAGTAAGTGCCTGGCAGGCAGCAAGGGACGCACTCACCCAGAGGTGGACCCTGCGGTGGTGGCCAAACTAAGGAAGTTCTTCCACCCGTTCAATCAGAAGTTTTACCAGATCACAGGCAGGACTTTCAGCTGGCCCTGAGGAGACTCCTTGGTGGAAGCACTGCCCCTCAAAAATACTGATATTTAAATGAAGCACTTTTCTTGAATTTGAAACTTAAGGCAAACAAAAAATGTGACCAAATATGTAATTGACTACATgttttttgtctgtaaaagtaagccaatggaaaaaaaaaagatttttgaaaatgtgtgttaaaATGTTCAGTTATTCCTGTTGATGCAAGCTCTACAGTTGCCCACTGTAATCCAAATGTTCACTGCTAGCCTGTATGGACCCCGGCATTAACCGCAGACACTgagattatttgtgaaatggcCATATGACCATATGGAAGGATCCCACACTTTCTATAGTCAAATGTAAGCACCATTCTACACACCATACATGCTGTTGTTGGGGTAAAATGTGGAACTGATGCATTACAAAAGTATGTGTCCCTTCATTACTTTTGTATGTAATAAAGAGG
The nucleotide sequence above comes from Alosa sapidissima isolate fAloSap1 chromosome 6, fAloSap1.pri, whole genome shotgun sequence. Encoded proteins:
- the LOC121711240 gene encoding heparan sulfate glucosamine 3-O-sulfotransferase 5, translated to MLFKQQVLLRQKLFVLGSLAIGSLLYLVARVGTLDRLQPICPIENRLAPPGLADQISLRTLQYKRSLLHELRKGNATKEQIRLHNLVQQLPRAIIIGVRKGGTRALLEMLNLHPAVVKASQEIHFFDNDQNYARGIDWYREKMPFSFPHQITIEKSPAYFITEEVPERIFKMNSSIKLLIIVREPTTRAVSDYTQVLEGKERKNKTYHKFEKLAIDTNTCEVNTKYKAVRTSIYTKHLERWLKYFPVEQFHIVDGDRLITDPLPELQLVERFLNLPSRISQYNLYFNATRGFYCLRFNIVFSKCLAGSKGRTHPEVDPAVVAKLRKFFHPFNQKFYQITGRTFSWP